The Primulina huaijiensis isolate GDHJ02 unplaced genomic scaffold, ASM1229523v2 scaffold42781, whole genome shotgun sequence genome includes a region encoding these proteins:
- the LOC140969818 gene encoding uncharacterized protein has protein sequence MADENPSSRNLDLNLGPLDNSSYDSAPGSGSYPYVSMNLEDWLDGPVHRVRGAVRQRSQRWRSLWRQVPIPPETRNLALELSGGIEQHTGEGSVAADERSIGPAKVSENGIDCLEDGGLSKKEGCGKNDGDDGSFFDCNICLDLAKDPVVTCCGHLFCWPCLYRWLHHHSDAKECPVCKGEVTVKNLTPIYGRGNCTRETSVDSSLKIPLRPQARRVESWRQAIQRTAFTIPMEEMIRRLGSTFELNREFSQAQPRNIDDPHDSPERSNSLLNRILTSRGMRREQTHVPVLPSEDLIDLRESSPTDYEVRDSHRLSSFLLRRSNSHPAAALLNLTSVINSAESLAAERLVESYFHDHPVDINQELPPPADDRDSLSSIAAVIHSESQTVDNAIEIDSTVSLSTSSSRRRNNSSRISDLDTGDSRAPRRRRLN, from the coding sequence ATGGCTGATGAGAATCCAAGTTCAAGAAATCTCGATCTCAATTTGGGGCCTCTTGATAATTCAAGTTATGATAGTGCACCTGGATCAGGATCTTATCCATATGTTTCTATGAACTTGGAGGATTGGTTAGATGGTCCTGTTCATAGGGTAAGGGGTGCAGTTAGGCAAAGGAGTCAAAGGTGGCGGTCCTTGTGGAGGCAAGTTCCTATTCCGCCTGAAACTAGGAATCTTGCCCTCGAATTAAGTGGGGGGATTGAACAGCATACTGGTGAGGGTAGTGTCGCAGCAGATGAAAGGTCTATTGGGCCTGCCAAAGTGTCTGAGAATGGCATTGATTGTTTGGAAGATGGAGGTCTGAGTAAGAAGGAAGGTTGTGGGAAAAATGATGGTGATGACGGAAGCTTTTTCGATTGCAATATATGTTTGGATTTGGCGAAGGACCCTGTAGTTACTTGCTGCGGTCACTTATTTTGCTGGCCTTGTCTATACCGGTGGCTACATCATCATTCAGATGCAAAGGAATGTCCTGTTTGCAAGGGAGAGGTGACGGTTAAAAATCTGACTCCGATATATGGCCGGGGAAATTGCACAAGGGAGACAAGTGTGGATTCTAGCCTGAAGATTCCTCTACGGCCCCAAGCACGGCGGGTTGAGAGCTGGAGGCAAGCTATTCAGAGGACAGCATTCACTATCCCCATGGAGGAAATGATTCGACGACTTGGAAGTACATTCGAGCTTAATCGGGAATTTTCCCAAGCGCAGCCACGAAATATTGATGATCCTCACGACTCACCTGAGAGAAGTAACTCGTTACTTAACCGAATTCTAACTTCAAGAGGAATGCGAAGGGAACAAACTCATGTCCCTGTTCTTCCATCTGAGGACTTAATTGACTTGAGGGAAAGCAGTCCAACTGATTACGAGGTGAGGGATAGTCACCGGCTTTCATCATTTTTACTTCGTAGGTCAAATTCACATCCAGCTGCTGCATTGTTGAATCTTACATCTGTAATAAACTCAGCTGAGAGTCTGGCTGCTGAGAGGTTAGTAGAATCTTACTTTCACGACCATCCGGTAGACATAAATCAAGAACTGCCTCCACCTGCTGATGATAGGGATTCGTTATCGAGCATTGCCGCTGTTATACACTCTGAGAGTCAGACGGTTGATAATGCTATTGAAATTGACTCCACGGTATCCCTCTCTACTTCGTCTTCAAGAAGAAGAAACAATTCTTCAAGGATTTCTGACTTGGATACCGGAGATTCCCGTGCACctaggaggaggagactaaatTGA
- the LOC140969781 gene encoding uncharacterized protein, giving the protein MRIRKRFPQPSAASDLHLSQSTATQPKSEAAQTSDPPRQPSDKIMATGNSNTRWAQPQDDNNGERMKLKESGDDEKWREEQKMKRATNGIRGNLNNIPYEEEFTKNTFMRPSSSSAAEKGDTKVLVPLKKRRGSFERSPKEETETIARMKSKTNKKCDLSTQTHQYVAHNINHCSTAASAKKSKRGNVIVEGSRCSRVNGRGWRCCQPTLVGYALCEHHLGKGRVRSMSSVRQRHEVDHSSGAHPLNSRDLGLPQPSMVTKRRTKVGVVKARSISSLLSQV; this is encoded by the exons ATGAGGATCAGGAAGCGTTTTCCGCAGCCATCTGCTGCCTCAGATCTCCATCTCAGCCAGTCAACGGCGACGCAACCGAAATCAGAGGCTGCGCAGACCTCTGATCCTCCTAGACAGCCGTCCGATAAAATTATGGCGACGGGTAACAGTAATACCAGATGGGCTCAACCTCAAGACGATAATAATGGGGAGAGGATGAAGCTAAAG GAATCTGGGGATGATGAGAAATGGAGAGAGGAACAGAAGATGAAGCGTGCTACCAATGGTATCAG GGGAAATTTAAATAACATTCCATATGAGGAAGAATTTACCAAAAATACTTTTATGCGGCCATCTTCTTCTTCTGCTGCTGAaaaag GGGATACTAAGGTACTTGTCCCGTTGAAGAAGAGGAGAGGGAGTTTTGAAAGAAGCCCAAAGGAGGAAACAGAAACGATTGCAAGAATGAAGTCCAAAACTAACAAGAAATGTGACTTAAGTACTCAAACTCATCAATATGTAGCTCATAATATTAACCACTGTTCAACTGCTGCTAGCGCAAAGAAGAGTAAAAGAGGGAATGTGATCGTGGAGGGCTCGCGCTGCAGCCGTGTTAATGGGCGGGGGTGGCGGTGCTGTCAGCCTACACTCGTCGGATACGCCTTGTGTGAGCATCATTTAGGCAAAGGGAGGGTTAGAAGCATGAGTAGTGTGCGCCAGCGCCATGAGGTGGATCATAGCAGTGGTGCACATCCCTTGAACAGTAGAGACTTGGGGCTGCCGCAACCATCGATGGTTACGAAGAGAAGGACTAAAGTTGGCGTGGTGAAAGCTAGATCAATAAGCAGCTTGCTAAGCCAAGTTTAA